The Rhodamnia argentea isolate NSW1041297 chromosome 10, ASM2092103v1, whole genome shotgun sequence sequence AATGGAATTGGTGCATTATGGGTGTGTCATGGTACCttaaattgatatgtgaacctTGGAACGACTCgaggtgagaatcggctaatttgtgatgcgcgaaccatgtgttaggtagcgcgattAAAATGTTATGTTATTGGGCTTTATTTGTtacactcgatcatgaagtttattaatgaaagcctctgaatgtgaattatgagtactggtaccccgatgcgttaaacgcggggtttatagccgattgtattatactatgacatatctgtatgcactcataccccgatgcgttaaacgcggggtttgtgcccgtcccgatgcgttaaacgcgggatcgacccgatgcgttattacgcgggtctatgAATTGAGCtcattaatatgcatatgttagcccgatgcgttattacgcgggccagATTATGAAAGTGtgtattttaagcccgatgcgttattacgcgggcccgAGTatcgagaatatattttaagcttgatgtgtagttacgcgggctagatgttggagaggatgtgttataagCCTGAGGCGTTGAGACGCGGGCCCGAGAATGGACTACTTGATATTGATGCCACGTGTGATtgaattgcggtaatgcccgaagtctaaagtgccatagtatagtCGTTTGACTGCTGGATTAAGAACTTGTGTGTCGCCAGTTTTGGTTTGATTTcttattgatttgggttgtctGTGTGTGCTGGGTTATTTATCTTAGTTTGATTTGCTCGGAGGTACCATACCCTAGGGTCGGTTTAGATCCACCTTACTGGGATTTTCATCTCATcccttcgtgggacccacttttcatACCACCGACCTCGAagatgccgccgccgctttttgggataccgagacggatcGATCGCATAGTGACGAAATATGTAATAGGTGATgatagggtgtactataggaaccttagcaccgtgtggatagatgtaggaggtggagcttgggagGAGTTTACCTTTTTGGCATGGACTAAGGGAGCCGAAGAAGGAATGGACGGAccccttcaaatttatggcGTGCCCTACGACGAGGACGAGCAAAGAGACCCCATGGAGTTGGACCCTATCGAGTGTTTGCCCTGGAATGGAGAAGTCGAGGACCCGGACACcgaatcgatggaggaggaggaggaagctgaagagccaatggagtGTGACCCGGAGCCGATAGAGGAAGCTCAAGCAGTGGAGGTTGTAGATGGCAATGCCGAGTCGGAGGAGCCCATTGAGTCCGAGCAGGCACCGATGgacgagttcaacgagccaccGGATTCCGAGTCCGAGCCCGAGGCGGAGGATCCGTCAGATGGCGATggacccgacctttaggtttagGTGATCATGGGTCTTTTGGGCACCTATCGGCTAGGTGTAGCTTCTAGTTGGGTCGTCCCTTTTTGATGTAATTGAACCCTTTCCCGAACCCTTCTGATGTATTGCTATGTTATTATGTTGTATGGATGTTGTGcctttatattattgaatctctggtttcttaagtcattctgttgagttttattgtttgggtgttgTATTGCTTCCGCATATGCATATTGCATTACGTTAAGTTTATCGCCGTGTTGATCCTGGAAGAAATAAGCGTAAGaagagggatgttggcgcgccggtaggacacggggcgtgacatccccgttgaagtggtatcagagcaaggtcagctcgatccatgacgattgaggtttggagtaataaggaggagTGACTTAGAGACGATTGGGTAGTGAGACCTTAGGAGATTCGCTAGAGTAGGCACGAAatgcatgacatatgaattggCGCTTGTGATCggcatattggattggcatcacTATTGTGATTATAAATCTATGGGAGCTTCGTGCGTGGCATTGATTGATGTGGCTTGGTGTACGGTTTGTTAAGCATGTGGGTGATTGTTGTGATTTTACCGAGTTGCGGATGCGTCCGGACTCGAGGTAAGAGCTCGAACCCTTGAATGTGAACCCCTTGGTTGTTTGATTGCTTGCCATGTGAAGTGTGTATCTTGTTGTGGTTGTCACCGTGAGTTGTGACATAGACTTGGCTGGCTAGTCGTTAACTTAAGTCTTTGATTTCCGCGTGAGGTTATGGGTTGTTCGGGTGTTGTGATGATTAACTAGGATGAGCGACGTAACTAGAGGAACAaggggagcttctagctcgagagCGCCTGCGATAGAGGACCCGAGAATAGATGGAGTTCTCGGGGCCCTGgaggaaattggtaatttgatggGCGGACAAGCTCGGGAAAGAGCTGCTGCCGTGGCTCAGGCCGCAGAGGCTGTTGTGGCCACCGCCAATGTGGCAAATGGGAATAACTATGGAGGAGGAAACGGGAACGGGAATCGCCCGATGAGCCAGTTGGTAGAACAATTTCTGAAACCGAAACCAGCTCGGTTTGATGGTGCTGGAGATCTAGAGATGGCACCTCGTTGGATTGAGAAGCTGGAGAAGGCCTTTGAGGTTCTTGGGTGCACCGATGAGGAGAAAGTGACCCCGGCGACTTACCAGTTAGAGGGTACCGGAGATGATTAGTGGAAGGCCACCGGAGGAAGGGTATTTCCCGAGGGCGTTGCTCTCACTTGGACCGCCTTTAGCGAGGCATTTAACGAGAAATATTTCTCGGAGATCGCTCAGGAGCGGAAGTTGGTAGAGTTCCAACAACTTCGCCAAAACCAGTTAACGATCGACCAACATGAGGCGGAGCTCGCTAGACCGTTAAGGTACGCACCGAGGATGGTGGAGAACCCAATCGATAAGGCGTGGAGATTTCGAGATGGATTGAGGCCCGACCTTCATAGTCGGATGATTGCACCGAACCCGAGGACGTATGAGGATATGTATGAGAGAGGTCGGATGATTGAAAGAGACATGAAAGAAAGGGCTGCCGCATCCGGTTCGCGGTTTGCTCCTGTCGGGGATAATCGTCAAGCcggcaagaggccaatggcgGGTAATAGACGCTTCATCCCTCCAGTTCGGAAGAACATTGGGAAGCCCAACCATCAGACCAATTGGAATTGTCGCATGTGCGGCAGAAGGCACCGGAATGGACCCCGCCCAAGTAGAACGGGCGCGTGCTTCAAGTGTGGCCAGTGGGGCCATCAAATAAGGAACCGCCCGAGTCAAGCTCCGGGACCATAATCGCAAGGACAACGACCCCAGTATGGACCGCCAGCGGGAGCCGTCCCGAGTAACAACCCGAATAGACTGCCGGCTCAAGGACGAGTGTACGTTGTGGCTCGCAAGGAGGCGGAGAATACACCTGGTGTGGTCACGAGTACGGTTACATTATGCAATCATCTTGCCTATGCATTGTTTGACCCTGGAGCATCGCACTCATTTGTATCCGCTCGGTTCTTTGAATTGATCGAAATGGCATTAAAACCGTTGGATGTTGAGTTGCATGTGACTACCCCGTTAAAGGATAGAGTATTGATTTCGTTAGGTCGCAAGGACCGTAAGGTAGTCATCGAGGGTAGTGAGGAGAGGATAGACCTGGCTGTGCTAACCATgtttgactttgatgttataatcggaatggattggttgggtagGCAAGGGGCTATTATGGATTGTAGTAGCAGGGCGATTAGGTTCAACCCGACCGGTCGccctagatttgaatttgtAGGGAGTCGAGGAGGCACCTCGATtcctttgatctcgtcactagaggtgactaagttgttgaAC is a genomic window containing:
- the LOC125312739 gene encoding uncharacterized protein LOC125312739, with translation MSDVTRGTRGASSSRAPAIEDPRIDGVLGALEEIGNLMGGQARERAAAVAQAAEAVVATANVANGNNYGGGNGNGNRPMSQLVEQFLKPKPARFDGAGDLEMAPRWIEKLEKAFEVLGCTDEEKVTPATYHEAFNEKYFSEIAQERKLVEFQQLRQNQLTIDQHEAELARPLRYAPRMVENPIDKAWRFRDGLRPDLHSRMIAPNPRTYEDMYERGRMIERDMKERAAASGSRFAPVGDNRQAGKRPMAGNRRFIPPVRKNIGKPNHQTNWNCRMCGRRHRNGPRPSRTGACFKCGQWGHQIRNRPSQAPGP